A genomic window from Salvelinus namaycush isolate Seneca chromosome 5, SaNama_1.0, whole genome shotgun sequence includes:
- the LOC120047415 gene encoding cyclin-A2-like yields the protein MSGSNQGQGGAVDVPLPEYQNQENMLSRLRGPIKNWADNQENIVPKVPQRTVLGGLQNNQCSIPQNTTQLLSCKNESEVPKSYAEKLGTKPPAFQIHLDEPDSAFSRKRVSLKAKPSIEMYPLKLNPTVTCLRQPLAPLDIPDTCVSNMDLSFGDCPMDMSVTEGEEKPVDMNVATEYASEIHEHLREMEVKFRPKVGYMKKQPDITYSMRATLVDWLVEVGEEYKLQNETLYLAVNYIDRFLSSMSVLRGKLQLVGTAAMLLASKFEEIYPPEVAEFVYITDDTYTKKQVLRMEHLLLKVLSFDLASPTINQFLTQYYLTQPVSNKVESLSRFLGELSLVDSDPFLKYLPSQTAAAAFVLANHTITGSSWSKSLAEVTGNSLEDLMPCIEDLHQMYLNAATHAQQSVREKYKVAKYQEVSLIEPPMKLSLN from the exons ATGTCAGGATCAAACCAAGGACAAGGAGGCGCGGTTGATGTTCCGCTGCCGGAATACCAAAACCAAGAAAATATGCTGTCCAGACTGAGGGGTCCAATCAAAAACTGGGCAGACAACCAGGAGAACATTGTCCCCAAAGTACCACAGAGAACAGTTCTGGGAGGCTTGCAAAACAACCAATGCAGCATTCCTCAAAACACAACACAG TTGCTGTCCTGCAAAAATGAAAGTGAAGTACCTAAAAGTTATGCAGAGAAGCTGGGCACCAAGCCGCCAGCTTTTCAGATTCACCTGGATGAGCCAGATTCTGCTTTCTCCAGGAAAAGGGTGTCCCTCAAAGCCAAGCCTTCCATAGAAATGTACCCCCTGAAACTGAACCCCACAGTTACCTGTCTCAGGCAGCCTCTGGCCCCTCTTGACATACCTGACACATGTGTGTCTAACATGGATCTTAGTTTTGGTG ATTGTCCCATGGATATGTCAGTTACTGAAGGTGAAGAGAAGCCAGTGGACATGAATGTGGCAACAGAGTATGCTTCAGAAATACATGAGCATCTCAGGGAAATGGAG GTTAAGTTCAgaccaaaagtaggctacatgaaaaagCAGCCAGACATAACCTATAGCATGCGGGCTACCCTTGTTGACTGGCTGGTGGAGGTTGGCGAGGAGTACAAGCTCCAGAACGAGACTCTATACCTTGCTGTGAACTACATTGACCGTTTCCTGTCTTCCATGTCAGTCCTGCGGGGGAAGCTGCAGTTGGTCGGAACCGCCGCCATGCTGTTGGCCTC GAAGTTTGAAGAGATCTACCCCCCGGAGGTGGCAGAGTTCGTTTACATCACGGATGACACCTACACAAAAAAGCAAGTGTTGCGGATGGAGCATCTGTTGCTTAAAGTGCTCTCCTTTGATCTGGCCTCTCCCACCATCAACCAGTTTCTCACCCAGTACTATCTCACCCAGCCTGTCAGCAACAAGGTGGAGAGCTTGTCAAGG TTCCTAGGGGAGCTCAGTCTAGTAGACTCCGACCCATTCCTGAAGTACCTCCCCTCTCAGACTGCTGCTGCCGCCTTTGTTTTGGCAAACCACACTATAACAGGAAGCTCATGG TCCAAGTCTCTGGCAGAGGTGACTGGCAACTCTTTAGAAGACCTGATGCCATGCATAGAGGATCTGCACCAAATGTACCTCAACGCTGCTACGCACGCACAGCAGTCAGTGAGGGAGAAGTACAAAGTTGCCAA GTACCAAGAGGTCTCTCTCATCGAGCCCCCCATGAAACTGTCTTTGAACTGA